A window of Bdellovibrio svalbardensis genomic DNA:
GTGTCCAATTCGGGCTCAACGATATGAATACGCCCTTGATTAATTATATCGACAACCTCTTGAACTATATCAACCCCAAAAACATTATAGCCACGGTTCGCAAGTAACGCAGCAGTGGGCAATCCGATATACCCCAAGCCAACAATACAAATCTTCTTTTTCACTGGGACCCTTCATAAGAATATTCTGTTTTTAAGAAACAGACGATAACGCCAAAATTTGCATTTAGCCAAGTGAAGAATATCTGCAAGGCTTTGTTTTGACAGCACTTTGATGCAACGTAACCAGATCGAAACCTTGCCTTGAGCGATTGACTTCGCTTTAATATTATTTTGAAAATTTTAGCGCAAGGACTACCGTATTAAGCTGCTCTTTCTGACCGACAATTTCCCGCCAGAGGTAAACGCACCTGCCACTAGAACATTTGAACACTGTCGTTTTTGGGCTAAAAATGGGATTGAAGTCACTGTTATCACCTGCTTCCCCAATTTCCCCTCAGGAAAAGTATTCCCAGGATATACAAATAGATTATATCAATCCGAGTACATTGATGGGGTTCGCGTTGTCCGCGTCTGGTCTTATATGACCGCCAACGAGGGGTTCCTCAAGCGGGTTTTAGACTACCTCAGCTTTGCTTTGTTATCATTTATTGCGGGCCTTTTCATAAAAACAGACCTTATTGTTGCTACATCTCCACAATTTTTCACAACATGGAGCGGCTATCTACTCTCTAAGTTAAAAAGAAAACCTTGGATTTTTGAACTCCGTGATATTTGGCCCGAGTCGATCAAAAGCGTAGGCGCCGTCGGTTCTGATAGAATCATCGGTCTCTTAGAAAAAATAGAACTCTTTTTATACCGTGATGCCGATAAAATCGTTGCGGTAACTGATTCCTTCAAAGAAAATCTCACTCGCAGAGGAATTACCTCTCAAAAGATCGAAATCATAACCAATGGCGTCGATTTAAGTCATTTTCAACCTCAACCCAAACCCCAGAATCTTCTGAACAGCCTCGAACTTAACGGTAAATGGATTGTCGGATATATCGGTACTCACGGAATGGCTCATAATTTAGATTTTATTCTGAATTCCATATCAGAGCTCAAAGATTCCAGTATTCACTTTCTCTTTATCGGCGACGGAGCAATGAAAGCTTCCCTGAAACAACAAGCACAGGATTTAAAGCTTAAAAATGTTACATTTTTGGATGCCGTCCCAAAAGATCAGATCCCGCACTATATCTCTTTGATTGATGTCGCCCTCGTTTCTCTGCGAAAATCAGAAACATTCAAAGGAGTTTTGCCATCTAAGATCTTTGAAAATGCCGCGATGAGAAAACCTATTCTCCTAGGTGTTGATGGAGAAGCTCGAAATCTCATAGAAAAATATCAAAGTGGTTTGTTTTATGAGCCAGAAAACAGGCAACAATTTATTTCAACACTGGCCCAGATCAAGCAGCCAGAAATTTACGAACAACTTGCAAATGGGGCTAGCAAATTGGCTCAGAATTACGATCGAAATCAACTCGCCCTGAGAATGATGAATATATTTAAAGAACTGAGTTAAAACCTCCTGATGCCCAACGTCAGAACAAACTGAAGAACCCGAAATAAATTGCTAGCTGATGTTAACAAACTTATAAATTATTATGATTTTCTATACAGTCTTACCATTTTTAACCTCGCTTGCTATCGCGGTATTTTCAATTCCAATTATCATCCGCGTTGCTGATCTCAAGCATCTTATGGATGAGCCAGATTCCGAGAGAAAAATTCATAGCAAAAAAACACCAACACTTGGTGGAATTGCTATTTTTGCAGGAACCACTTTTGCTTTCTCGTCTTTCTCAGATTTCTTAAGAACTGATGAAATTCACTTCATGATTCCGGCCTTGGTTTTGCTGTTTTTTGCTGGCGTTAAAGATGATATCCTTCTTTTAGCCCCTTGGAAGAAGCTCTCCGTACAAATTGGATGTGCGGCTTTATTAACAGTTTTGGGAAATCTGCGCCTAACAAACCTTTGGGGAATGTTTGAAATTGGGGCGATCTCAGAGCCAACTGGAATTGTTCTAACCATTATTATCATCGTTTCGCTTATAAATGCATTTAACCTCATTGATGGCGCCAATGGGCTTGCCGGCGGTCTCGGCCTGATATCAAGTATCTTTTTTGGAGTTTGGTTCGCGCTTACAAATTCATTTTCGCTTTCAACCCTGGCTTTCTCATTAGCTGGCGCACTACTTGGCTTCCTTTTCTTTAACTTCAATCACGCGAAGATCTTCATGGGCGATACCGGCTCCATGATCATTGGGTTTATCATATCTATCCTGGCAATTAAATTTATTGAGGGAAATCGCATGCCCGGAGTTGAAAACTCAGCACTTTATATCAAGGCAGCGCCTGGAGTTGCCATCGCGGCTGTTTTGATTCCACTGCTTGATATGACGCGTGTTTTCATTTATCGCCTATTTAAGAAGCGCAATCCTTTCTCTGCCGATAGAAACCACATTCATCATTTACTTATTGACATGGGACTCTCTCATGTCAAAGTCTCAGTGACTCTCTACGCAGCATCTCTTTTTTTCTTGGGCGTCGCCCTCTATTTAAGAAATTTGCGCTCTATGGACTTAGTCATTATCCTCGTGCTCCTTTCATCTTTTTTAAAACTCTCTGTCATTGCATCCAGAAGATACTGCTGCTCTTCTCATAAGAACCAGCTTGTTCGATAAAATCAAGCTGCTGCAGCGAAAGGTCCGCATCTCATGAACTCTCGACCCGCAAATAGTACTTCAGGCATATACAAAGCAAAAATCGGGATGCTAGCTTCCATTTTATTTTTTAGTGGCCTCTATTTAAATTTAATCAAATGGAACCTGTCAGATATTATCTTCGTGTTAAGTTTTGTACTTGCGATTTACATCAGATTTCAAAAAACAAAAAAAATAAGCGCGGGCCTTTTCATTGAAAAACTAGGGCTGGCTAATGTTTGTATTTTAGTTTGGATCGTCGCAAACCTTATTGGCTACTCACAAAATTCACCAATGCAAAAAGACCAATGGGATGATATTTTAAGCTTACGCTGGATCTTGTCCTTTTATTCATTTGTCACACTTGGTAGATACATTTCTTTCAACAACAAAGTAATCGCTAACGGATTCTTCGCACTAACTGTACTTCTCATCTTATCTATTGTCTGGCAGTACTACCACCCAATGGGAGACAATTTATACGGTGGCATTGAGCGTTTACGTGGTTTCTATCATAATCCAAATCACTTCTCACTGGCAATCATCCTACCGTTGGCATTCATCCTAGCCTGGGAGGTCGTCAACATCACTTCTGAAAGAACTTTCAATAAGAAAAATATTTTTACAATACTCATTTTTTCTTTAGTTACCTATGGAACATTTACTCGCAGTGCTTGGATTGGCGTGGCCGCAACTCTTTTCGCCCTCTTTGTTTTAATCAAAAATAGTAAATTCAAGCTGAGCCTCTTGACACTTCCCTTTTTATTCTTGATCTTTTTCTTATTTAATATTTTTAGCTTTAAAGAAAGACTGATGTACTCATTCCAAATTGAGAAGGGCAACTCCTCCGCTCTTCGCCTACAAATTTGGAATGTAAATTGGAACATTTTTAAAGACCACCCATTTTTCGGGGTTGGTTTTTATGAGAATGTTCGTCTAGTTCCTGAATACTATACAAAGCTTGGGTTAAGTGGTGAAACCTTCGTTTCACATGCACACAACCAGTTTCTACAAATTTTGGCTGGCAGTGGATTAGTTGGCTTCATCGCTTATTGTTCCGCATTTACTCTCGGAATAGCTCTGTTTTTCAAATCATACAAATCATCGAGGGATCTAACCGATCGAAAGGTCGCACTTGGGGGGCTTTTGGTACTTATCGCCTATCTTGCAAGCGGCCTAACGGAATGTCCGATGATGCTTCATGAATCCAGAGCCTACTTACTGCTGTTTGTTGGTATGTGCACCGGGTATACTTTGGAAATACAGCACTCTTTTAAGGTAAAATAGTTGCTTTGGTAGTGAATACTTCTAAACTACCTTCTTTCATCTCCATCGAGAGACTAATAGCGGCTCTCAGTTGCTCACAAAAGAGCCCTTCTGAACTAAACCTGACGTTCGGTTGACCTGGCCCACCAATTAGCCTTACGATGATCTTGCAGATGAAAACACAGCATTTAGTTTTTCTAACAGAGCATCTATCATATGGCGGAGCTGAGGTCGTTCTTGTCGAATATCTTCAGGGCATTGACTTGTCAAAGTACGATGCTACTCTGGTCATTCGCGATGACTTGGGTGACAAGAACTTTCTTTTAAGTTCAATTCCCACTGGCATTCAAGTTATTCATCTTTTCGGTGCCGAGGAAGTGAGTCAAAAAATTCACGTGACCTCTTCGTTTCGGAAACTTCTGGTCGCTCGGTTGAAAGACATATTAGCAAAAATCGATGCCCCTAAAATCATTATCGACTTCTCGCCCGTCCTAGACAAGGTTACATCCAAATTTAAAAATGAAAACGTCATTCTTTGGATGCATGGCGATAAGTCTCATATGGGGTTCATGGAGCGCACAAAGTATTTGCTGAGAATTCGTCACTACAAAAGGATAGTGGTCCTTTGCGAAGAAATGAGGGAACAAATGGAGTCTCTTTTTCCTTCATTGAAAAGGAAACTTTATATCATTCCTAATCCCTTTAATTTCGACAGAATTAGAACTGGTGCCAACGACATAAATATTTCAGCGACAGATCAAGAACTGATGAAGAATAATTATGTAGTCTCAGTCGCACGACTAGTACCAGGTAAAGATTTTCAAACCGTCATCAGAGCCGCAAAGATACTCAAGGATAGAGGAATTAAATATACTCATTACATTATTGGCGATGGTAATTTAAAAAATGAACTGCAATCTTTAATAGACACTTTCAATCTAAATGACACTATTCATCTTTTAGGTGCACGAAAAAACCCATATCCATGGATTAAAAATTCGCTATTCTTTGTACACTCCGCCCACCGAGAAGGATTCGGCTTGGTTATTGTCGAAGCAATGAGCTTGGGAAAGGCAGTAATTGCCAGCCGATGCCCTGTGGGTCCTGCCGAAATTCTTGGAAATGGAGCTTATGGAAAAATATATCCAATGCAAGATTCGATTGCATTGGCAGATCTTATTGAAGAATTTCTGGCAAATCCCGCTGAAGTGGTAGCTTTTAAAGAAAAGTCACTTCAAAGAGCGAATGACTTCTCAATTCAAAATATTTTGCCAAAGCTTTATAAGCTACTTGAAGAGTTCGAATAGCTATGGTGGATATAAAATCTGTAAAGTCGCGTCTTCCCGAACTAGATATTCTTAGAGTCATAGCGGCAGTCTTCGTTTTGCTATATCATTTCACATTCAGAGAGCCTCTAATCCATCATATCCCTCCGGGAACTTTTCCTAGTTTGGATATATTCACGCGCTACGGATTCCTTGGTGTTCAACTTTTTTTCATCATTAGCGGCTTTGTCATCCTAATGTCTGCGGAAAAAAGATCGGCTAAGACATTCATAGCATCCAGAGCTAAACGTATTTGCCCTGCCTTGTGGATCTCTTGCACATTAACTTTTACTTTAACTTTGCTTTTCGGTGCTCCAATTTACCACCCGACCTGGTCTCAATATTTTATAAACATGACCTTACTTTCGGACATTCTTAGGGAATACCCGATTGATGGCGCCTATTGGTCCATTTTTGTTGAGATTAAGTTCTACCTTTTTATATTTTTGGTTCTGATTTTTAAAGGAATCAAAAAAATTGAACTGATTTATTTCATTTGGATCTTGGCCGTAACTTTCTTTACTATCTTGCCTGGTGACCAAGACAAGAACCTAAACTTCCTATTGGGAAGTTATGCACCTTATTTTGCCATGGGATCGATCTTCTATCTCTGGTGGCAAAATCGACTTTCAAAAATTTCTTATGCTACTTTTTTGATCGCCTATATTTTGACCATTCTCGAAGGCAATCATCAGATTTCGATCTTAAATGAGAACTTACACCAAGCCTATTACTCAGCTTGGATCTACAATCTTACGATAGCAGCCTTTCTGGCCATATTCTTCTTGATTTTACGTGGCCCTATTCAGGTCAAGGAAAATCAAATTACTCTTAAGTTGGGACTTCTTACATATCCTCTCTATCTTGTTCACCAGTATATTGGCGTAATAATCATGAAAGGCATTGGGTACTCGACTAGCGAGACTCTTTCAGTCCTGATTGCCACAACCCTCGTAATAGGAATCGCTTACTTGGTCTTGTCCGTTGAAACATTACTTACTAGGAAGTTCTGGCCTATATAGCAATGCCGTTATTCTAAAATACTAAAATCCATCTTTTAACATCTCAATAACACCAAAACACGTCGGATGAGCACCATCTTCCCAGTATCGTGGACTTCCATCATCATTCGGAATCCCACCAACATAGTTCAGCACCTTAACCCGACCGTCAGCAAGAGCCTTTGTACGCTCCACCCACTTGTTTTGATTTTGTTCGGTCATAGGATTCTCGTTTTTTGCCCTAGCAACAAGTTGAGGATGAAAGGGCGCCAGATTGATAATCACATCAATCCCTTTCGCACTAAGATCACGAATTTCATTTTCAAAAATGTTCCAATAAATTGGATTTTGCTCATCTGCCCAAAAGTTCCCAAAGATTGCATAAGACTCACTGATTTTCTTCTGCATCATCTCTGGAGGCGTCGGCCCAACAAATCCTGGCTCTTGGCAGTGACGATAGTCAATACTATCACCCGAACCTTCCTTGTTGAAGGTTTCAGAGTATGATTTGCCAGACATTTCAATACCAGCCTCTAGCGTGCGATGATCGATCAAGCCTTGGAGCTGCTCCAGAAGAATCCCGTGCCCGACTCCGCTTCTATCCATTCCAGAATACTTTCGTAAGATTGGCGTCAAACGAGTTTTGATATCTGTCGTTCTGGTGGTGAGTTCAAAGTAATCTGCCATCCAAATGACTTTTTTAATTTTGGGATTCTGCTCTAAAGCAATATTCAACAAAGCCACTTTCAGAAAGACGTCAGATCCACCCTGAGAAAGGTTGATAGTCTTTAGGCCCGTGACACTCTCCACCCAATGCGGAGGCACGCGCTCGCCTCGGGATGAACCCACTACAATCACTTCCGCATCTGGATTCGCCACCGCTGTTTGTGCGGATCGATAGTAAACGTTCTGCGTTTTTCTATTCAAATCCACTTTATCACAGCGGTAGTAACACATCGGATCTACCGTAAAATTAAACAAGGCAACCAGCCCCAAGAAAAAGGTCAGGGATGCAAAGATCAGAAATATATACTGTGTGGTTTTGTTTTTTACTTTTAGCATTGTCGCAGCCCTTTAGAATTGGAAATAAAGAAACGGCGACTCTTCGCCCATATAGGTCAAACACAACGCAAGCAAAAAGCCTAAAAGCAGTGCTCGTCGTTTGCTTGGCTTGAATGAAAACTGCCACGTATTTTTCATTAACAGAGCAGCCAGCAACCCTACAGCCAAAGCCACAAAGAAACGGTCTTTGTTTCTAGCCATAATAAACGTCAAATCGAAGCTGTGTTGGCTGGTCATGAACAAGGCCTTACGAATCCACATCAGAGCGGTGCTGACACTGGGAGCTCTAAAAAACACCCAACCAATATTGATCAATATGAAGGTCATCGCCCAACTCAAAGCTGGCACACGTTTTAAGCTCACGCCTAAATTTTTAAAGAAGCGCTCAATCAACAACAGGACACCATGGAAACATCCCCAAACAAGATAAGTCCAATTAGCCCCATGCCACAACCCACCAATCGCCATCGTCAAAAACAAATTGCGATAAGTCTTCACCGACCCTTGGCGATTCCCCCCCAAGGAAATGTATAGATAATCACGCAACCAAGAAGACAACGAAATATGCCAACGCTGCCAGAACTCGGTGATCGAACGAGACTTATACGGCGAATTGAAGTTCTGCGGGAAATCGATGTTCATCATCAATCCAAGCCCCACTGCCATGTCAGAATATCCGCTAAAATCGAAATACAACTGAACCGTATAACCCAACATTGCAAGCAAGGCTTCGAGGTTTGAGGTCATACTCATACTGTTCACCAAAGGGTCGACAACCAAGGCAATACGATCTGCGATCAGCATCTTTTTAGAAAGACCGAAGATAAAGAAATACATCCCACGCCAGAAGTTGTCTGAATGAAAAACATAAGTCTTAGCGTCTTCCAACTGCGGAACGATGTTGTTATGCCGAACCAACGGGCCCGAAATCTGATGCGGGAACAAAGTCACGTAACCGGCGAATTCAAGAAGATTCGCATGAGCATCCGAAGCCTTACGATAGACGTCGATCACATAAGACATCGACTGGAAGGTATAAAACGAAATCCCGATCGGCAGAATCAGATGAGTATAGGGTAACGGAGCGCCCTGCCCAGCCATGGTGAAAAGACCATTGATGGATTCCGCAAAGAAATTGAAGTACTTAAAAAATCCCAAAATGCTGAGATTGCAAATCATCGAAGTCAGCAGAAGTATTTTGCGCGCACGTTGAGTTTGGGCTCGGTAAATACTGCGCGCAATATAGAAGTCGAGGATCACTGTGAAAAGCAGCAAGAAGACGTAGGTGGTGCTCCAATAGCAATAGAAAAATAAACTCGCTAAAAGCAGGAACCAAAGCTGTAATTGCTTTTTTGAGATCAGGTAGTAGCCCAACAAGGTGATAGGCAAAAACAGGAAAATAAAGGAGTACGAATTAAATAACATTACAGATACCTAAATGATTCCAGCAAGGCTGTCTAGTGCTGTGCCTCTCGATAGAATGCAACGCAACGCCAGCGCAAAAAGTAACAACTTATAGTTTACTCTTCCAAAGAGGTGAACTGGACAGAGGCGAACTGGATATTTCTTTAGTCTTCAGACTAGCTATCCAAGACCTTGGCCAATCAAATGCTCGTTTTTCAGGCAGCGACCTGATTGGTGGCATATAATACTAATATTATGCGTCGAATAAGAGCCATCTTTATTTTTTCTCTCATCCCATTTACAAACAACTCTCGACAATTTTTTTCGACCACTTTTTACGCCTTTTAATTGGATAGGAAGCTGCTGCTTATGACATTCTTAAAATCTTCTTTCTCCTATCTGCTGAAGCTTTCCCTGGTCGGTATGGCTTTGCGCTTCTGTGTGGCACTTTACATCGGCCTTTGGAGTCTTTCTTCCCCTTCAAGCATTTTCGAGACCCTTCAGCCATTCTGGTACGGCTGGCATTTTGACTTAGCCATGGCGGCCTTCTTGTACTTTCTGCTTTATGGAAGTTTGGTCCTTTTTAACTACAGCAAAGGCAAATTCAAAACCTTCAATGGTTTGTTGTTCTTTTTGTATGTGCTGTTTGTAGTGGCAGACGCTTTGTACATGAAGGAGTCAGGGCGCCATATCTCGTATGAAGTGTATAATCTGGTCACCATTGAGTCTTCTTTGGGTGGCTTGCTGATGAAGTACTGGCTTCCGGTGCTTTTGGTATTTATTGGAACAGCACTTGCGCGCAGTTTCGTGAAGGCGGGCTATGCCCCGGTTAAAAATATCTTCCTGCGAGTTCCTGCATTCCTATTTGTTACAGCGATCAGCCTTGTGTTCTGCCGCGGCTTCGATGGGATTCCTCAAGATCCTTCATGGGCATATAAAGCAGGTGGTGGATCAACGGGAGCTTCTTTGGCTTTGAATGGTTCGTATGGGATTGTCTGGGCGATCTTCTCTGGAAAGAAATCCAGCAAAGAAAACATCACAGTTCCTAGCGAAGTTCCGACTGCGCAAATTTTTGAGAAATGGAAATCACTTCGTGGAATCAACAACCCGAGCGGAAACTTCGATGGGAACATCGTTATCGTCTTCCTGGAAGGCTGGTCAGGGATTCTGACGGACATGAGTGAGGATGGCAAACCCTTGCTCCCCTTCTTCAATCAACTTCAGCAGACGTCTTTACGTCCTGAACTGATGCTAGCCGGGGGACATCGCACCTCTGAAGGCCTATTTGCATCTCTATGTGGACTGCCTAATCCTTTGGGCAAAAGTATTATGTTCAGCGAG
This region includes:
- a CDS encoding glycosyltransferase family 4 protein, encoding MTDNFPPEVNAPATRTFEHCRFWAKNGIEVTVITCFPNFPSGKVFPGYTNRLYQSEYIDGVRVVRVWSYMTANEGFLKRVLDYLSFALLSFIAGLFIKTDLIVATSPQFFTTWSGYLLSKLKRKPWIFELRDIWPESIKSVGAVGSDRIIGLLEKIELFLYRDADKIVAVTDSFKENLTRRGITSQKIEIITNGVDLSHFQPQPKPQNLLNSLELNGKWIVGYIGTHGMAHNLDFILNSISELKDSSIHFLFIGDGAMKASLKQQAQDLKLKNVTFLDAVPKDQIPHYISLIDVALVSLRKSETFKGVLPSKIFENAAMRKPILLGVDGEARNLIEKYQSGLFYEPENRQQFISTLAQIKQPEIYEQLANGASKLAQNYDRNQLALRMMNIFKELS
- a CDS encoding MraY family glycosyltransferase; the protein is MIFYTVLPFLTSLAIAVFSIPIIIRVADLKHLMDEPDSERKIHSKKTPTLGGIAIFAGTTFAFSSFSDFLRTDEIHFMIPALVLLFFAGVKDDILLLAPWKKLSVQIGCAALLTVLGNLRLTNLWGMFEIGAISEPTGIVLTIIIIVSLINAFNLIDGANGLAGGLGLISSIFFGVWFALTNSFSLSTLAFSLAGALLGFLFFNFNHAKIFMGDTGSMIIGFIISILAIKFIEGNRMPGVENSALYIKAAPGVAIAAVLIPLLDMTRVFIYRLFKKRNPFSADRNHIHHLLIDMGLSHVKVSVTLYAASLFFLGVALYLRNLRSMDLVIILVLLSSFLKLSVIASRRYCCSSHKNQLVR
- a CDS encoding O-antigen ligase family protein; the encoded protein is MLSFVLAIYIRFQKTKKISAGLFIEKLGLANVCILVWIVANLIGYSQNSPMQKDQWDDILSLRWILSFYSFVTLGRYISFNNKVIANGFFALTVLLILSIVWQYYHPMGDNLYGGIERLRGFYHNPNHFSLAIILPLAFILAWEVVNITSERTFNKKNIFTILIFSLVTYGTFTRSAWIGVAATLFALFVLIKNSKFKLSLLTLPFLFLIFFLFNIFSFKERLMYSFQIEKGNSSALRLQIWNVNWNIFKDHPFFGVGFYENVRLVPEYYTKLGLSGETFVSHAHNQFLQILAGSGLVGFIAYCSAFTLGIALFFKSYKSSRDLTDRKVALGGLLVLIAYLASGLTECPMMLHESRAYLLLFVGMCTGYTLEIQHSFKVK
- a CDS encoding glycosyltransferase, producing MKTQHLVFLTEHLSYGGAEVVLVEYLQGIDLSKYDATLVIRDDLGDKNFLLSSIPTGIQVIHLFGAEEVSQKIHVTSSFRKLLVARLKDILAKIDAPKIIIDFSPVLDKVTSKFKNENVILWMHGDKSHMGFMERTKYLLRIRHYKRIVVLCEEMREQMESLFPSLKRKLYIIPNPFNFDRIRTGANDINISATDQELMKNNYVVSVARLVPGKDFQTVIRAAKILKDRGIKYTHYIIGDGNLKNELQSLIDTFNLNDTIHLLGARKNPYPWIKNSLFFVHSAHREGFGLVIVEAMSLGKAVIASRCPVGPAEILGNGAYGKIYPMQDSIALADLIEEFLANPAEVVAFKEKSLQRANDFSIQNILPKLYKLLEEFE
- a CDS encoding acyltransferase family protein — protein: MVDIKSVKSRLPELDILRVIAAVFVLLYHFTFREPLIHHIPPGTFPSLDIFTRYGFLGVQLFFIISGFVILMSAEKRSAKTFIASRAKRICPALWISCTLTFTLTLLFGAPIYHPTWSQYFINMTLLSDILREYPIDGAYWSIFVEIKFYLFIFLVLIFKGIKKIELIYFIWILAVTFFTILPGDQDKNLNFLLGSYAPYFAMGSIFYLWWQNRLSKISYATFLIAYILTILEGNHQISILNENLHQAYYSAWIYNLTIAAFLAIFFLILRGPIQVKENQITLKLGLLTYPLYLVHQYIGVIIMKGIGYSTSETLSVLIATTLVIGIAYLVLSVETLLTRKFWPI
- a CDS encoding MBOAT family O-acyltransferase, with protein sequence MLFNSYSFIFLFLPITLLGYYLISKKQLQLWFLLLASLFFYCYWSTTYVFLLLFTVILDFYIARSIYRAQTQRARKILLLTSMICNLSILGFFKYFNFFAESINGLFTMAGQGAPLPYTHLILPIGISFYTFQSMSYVIDVYRKASDAHANLLEFAGYVTLFPHQISGPLVRHNNIVPQLEDAKTYVFHSDNFWRGMYFFIFGLSKKMLIADRIALVVDPLVNSMSMTSNLEALLAMLGYTVQLYFDFSGYSDMAVGLGLMMNIDFPQNFNSPYKSRSITEFWQRWHISLSSWLRDYLYISLGGNRQGSVKTYRNLFLTMAIGGLWHGANWTYLVWGCFHGVLLLIERFFKNLGVSLKRVPALSWAMTFILINIGWVFFRAPSVSTALMWIRKALFMTSQHSFDLTFIMARNKDRFFVALAVGLLAALLMKNTWQFSFKPSKRRALLLGFLLALCLTYMGEESPFLYFQF
- a CDS encoding LTA synthase family protein, whose product is MTFLKSSFSYLLKLSLVGMALRFCVALYIGLWSLSSPSSIFETLQPFWYGWHFDLAMAAFLYFLLYGSLVLFNYSKGKFKTFNGLLFFLYVLFVVADALYMKESGRHISYEVYNLVTIESSLGGLLMKYWLPVLLVFIGTALARSFVKAGYAPVKNIFLRVPAFLFVTAISLVFCRGFDGIPQDPSWAYKAGGGSTGASLALNGSYGIVWAIFSGKKSSKENITVPSEVPTAQIFEKWKSLRGINNPSGNFDGNIVIVFLEGWSGILTDMSEDGKPLLPFFNQLQQTSLRPELMLAGGHRTSEGLFASLCGLPNPLGKSIMFSEIENKDFTCLPQLLGKKGYSSAFFQGSDQNTSGVGLLTLKTGFQNSYGKKEIPDWENLDRNTWGVFDHDLYKFAQSKMDQMQEPMLIGINTNSTHDNVLPKGVNTELKKLAEFKHFHYADSELADFYQSLTKRKWKKDWVLVLIADHTTYANSFFEHYYLPFLMKYHSVSGNSPAKPFKEELVSGVFHQNDVATTLADLTGTKAPTFLGRSLLHPEKYSEGASIFHLGESAWFEGPWSVVSNIRKYGEKKCYRWKEDKTFAHALPCPDTAEQMYLNSLSFVKESQEYLFK